The following DNA comes from Paenibacillus crassostreae.
TGCTACTAGAAGAACTTCCACTAGCCACAGATGCTGTAAAAGAAGAAGCACCTTTCGTACCAAAATCAACATTGGAAAGAGCAATCCAATCGCCGTTATCAATATCTGTTACTGCTCGATTAGCAGAATGAGCTTGAGCGTCATCAACAATCGCCTCAGTATTTATTCCTGCATTCCAACCGATAGTCTCCGCTTCTACTCGAACGTATGGATTTAATGCTTTCAGTTGCTTTACACCTTCATAATTAGCAATAATCTCCTGAATCGTTCCATCTGCATTAAAGAAGACCTGATTCAGATGCGTTGATCGATATCCTTTCGGTACTCCCATCGCTTTAGACAATGTTTGCGCATGATAAGCGATGTACCAGCTTCCATGGAATTCGAAAATGGCATGATGATTATTTCCACCTATGTCAAAGAAGTGTACTGGATTTTTCAGAATCATTCCTTCATATGTCCATGGACCCATCGGAGAATCACTGACCATATACGCGATTTGACCTGCTTGAGGACTTCCGTCAGGACGAACACCATCATAGAAATTTGAACAATACGTATAGTAGTATTTGCCATTCACTTTGTTAATTCCAGAATTCTCGAACATATACGGAGCTGGAATGGGTTGAGCTTCCCCTAAGACACTAGTCATATCTTTGCCTAGCTCCATCACTCTAGCTGTATTTGGCATTTCTTCCTGTCCATCTGGAATACCACCGCCAAAATAGATATACCCTTTTCCATTGTCATCTACTAATACAGCTGGGTCAAACAGCCACGTTACTTTTTCCACGCCAGGAGTTTCTCTAGTAAGCAATGGCTTTCCAATAGGATCAATCCACGGTCCAGTTGGACTATCGCTCGTTAACACACCAATATTACTGGCATTATTAGCAAAATAAATAAAAAACTTATCTTTTCCATCAATCACTTTATGCACCGCAGCAGGTGCCCAAGATTGTGTTGCCCATTTCGCAGCACCAGCTGGACCAGCCACATCAACAACGCCATGGTCTGTCCAGTTAACTAGATCATCCGACGAAATGACCGAGAGTTTATTAATATTTGCATAAGTATTATCCTTGACACTACCACTCTCATCGTACTCAAATACATCATTCGTCATATAAAGATAGACCCTGTCTTTATATACTAAAGCATAAGGATCAGCTCCAAATTTGTGAGAAACTAACGGATTTCCCTTTAATACAGCTTTACCTACCGGCTCAGCGGGTGGTGCATATGAAAACTTGGATACTGCTCCACTTACATCAATTTGTTCCTTCTGTTGTGCTGAATCTATGATTTCCAAAGAATCTACCTTTACTTCATCATCTATCATTTCAACTAGCTCCTTTTTAAGTCTAAATGTAATCTTTACAAGCTCCTTACTCAAATCAACATTTTCAAATAATTGCGTTGTATCACTCACAGTATTTATTTGTAATGCAATACCACCTTCAACACCTTCATATGATGTTTCTACTTCTGCCGTATTTTGTTCGTTAGCAACAATACGATCAATCTCAAGCCAGTCTGGAAAATGTATGGTCGCACGAAGTTGCTGGAACATCTGCCCATCAGGCAAATCATCTAACAGTAAGCTTAGGTCATAGCTATTGCCCTTATCTTTGCTAAGTTTTACATGACTTTCTTTCAAATAAGCGGTCAGAACAGTCTTTGTTATCACCTCTGAATTCTTATCAAATAGTCGATTAAATCCAATAAATAGGATTGCAATAAAAATGAATAAGATAGCTGATGATATATACATTATTTTAGAATTAACACTCATTAATAGCCCCCTTTTAACCATGATCACCAATTTATCTATTAAATCGTAACGCTTCAATATCACTGCTTCAACCTGTCAAACTGAGGGTGAATGACCCCTCAAGTTATAGGTTTAACTACTCCCTCAAATTGCCCACAAAAAAAGTGACTCATTCGAGTCACTCTAGCAGCATATCATTATTCATTTGAATACAAATGATAACCTTCAATCCGTTAAGTTCGCTTCGCTCTAATCTAAGCCCACTGCCATCACCATACGTTAATACGAGACGTCGATGAATGTTTATTATACCTGTTATTTCATTTTCTTCTGAGTTATGCTGGAGTCGATTCTGCAACATGAAAAGTTGTTCATCAGATAGATGATCACCATTATCTTCTACAATAATATGAATAGTATCCTGATGTTTTTCAAATGTAATGCAAAGCAATCCTTGCTCACTCTTCTTCTCAAGGCTATGCTCATACGCATTCTCTATAATTGGTTGTACGATAAGTCTTGGTATTCTAATAGCTTTCATTTGATCTGGCAATTCATCAAATCGTACACGTATTCTTCTTGAAAAACGAAGTTCTTGAATATCGGTATACATACGGGAATGTTTTATTTCTTCCTCGAGTAAAACGAGATCCTCTCCATTACGTGTAATAAAGCGAAAATATTCCCCCAGCATAATTGTAAATTGTTCAATCCGCTCGACATCTCCGACCTTTGCTAAGGAATTCAAAATAAAGAAGCTATTATACAAAAAGTGTGGATTAATCTGAGATTGCAACTGCTTTAGTTCAGATTTCTGCATCATCATTTTTTGCTTATAATCTTGATCAATTAGACTTGTTAATTTCTTAAGCATTTGATTGAAGCGAGTATACAAAAAGCCAAATTCATCTTTTTTGTCATGAACGATTGGATGATCTAGCTCTCCTGCCTCCATCCGCCTAAAGCTTTGCACAAGCAGTAATAACGGCTTATGAATAAAGAGATACGTCGAATATGAAAAGACAACAATCGCTATAAAGGAAGCAACAGCAAATAACCACGCCCATTTATAGAAAAAGCTTAACGGTCTTTTCACCGTCTTCTCGGGCAAATAAGTAACAAGTGTAAGCATTAGATTATTGGAATAAGCCTTATCCATATGATACTGCTCTCCAGAAACCTCTAGCGTTGACATACTGCTTTTTCCGCTTTTCTCCTCATGCAAATAACTATTTACAACATCTGATGCTTCATCACTACTCATCAATGTAAATTCTGACGGCTCTGAAATAAGAAATGAGCCGCTATCTGGATAGACACTTAGCTGCTGTAATGACTGCTTCAGTTTTGCGCCATCTAATTCGATCTGAACTACATAGTTTGGTAGTTCTCCTTTACCGCCTCCATACTTTACAGCGATAAGATGGAGAGCCTCACCTGAATAATATAGTCGATTGCGATTCGTAGAAACATTAGCGGTTAATTGTGTATAGGCCTGCTCATCAAGATCGACAACAGAATTTGTTGCAGAAACTGTTTTGGAAATGCTATAAATATGCACATTAATATCTTTAATATACGCACTGCTGTTTTTAAATGATGTAAGTCGGTGTAAGACATAGTTTAAACTTTGTCTTCTTTCCACACTATTCATCAAACCCCAAGTCACAGCAAGCTTACTCAATTCGCTATCTTCTACAAGATCGAATTGCTGTAGCTCCATCCACTCAATTTCACGATCTAGATCTTCTAAATAGTAGTTTAATTGTGTTCCGGTCGCTCTTGAAATATCATCGCTAGCATTATTATAGCTCCAGTTGTACAAGTAAAATCCGAGCATAATAATTGGTATAAAAACAAGCAGGTACGTAAACACCGAACGAAAAAAAATAGTTTTACGTAATGATGTTACAGGAAAATTGAACAAGGCAATACCTCCGAGCCTGCATAAATGTTTTTATGATCATTTATTTAGTTTATACCACTCATTGACTTCCTTTGTTATTTTCGCTCCACCAAGCTCATGCCATGTATCAACAAATTGATCAAATTCGTCAATTGAATTACCAAGAATGATATTGATATATGCCTCATGTTGAAGATCATGTAGCAACGATTTCCTCTCGATCATTGTTTCTGTAGGAGCACCTGTAAATGCTTCATATAAAAGCTGATTATTTTGTTCGTATTGATCAAGTATAGAAAAGGCCCCATCTGTTCCATAAGTCTTCTCCCAGCCCCAACCATGCTCTTTATCTTCTCCTCCGGATTGATATTTCTTAATTAGCTTTTGGATCGATTGAGCCTCCGCATTGAGCTCCGTCCAATTTCCTGTTCGTCGCGCTGCTTCTAGCTGTTGGTAGGCTTCAAAATTCTTTTTCGCTGGATATGGTGTTACCGGGGATAGCTTCCATACTGGATGTGGAGAACTATAGAATGTTTCGAATTCACCAGTTCCTCCCCAATTTTTTTCGAGATGCAAATTAATTAATTTAATAATAGCTTCTGGTTGCGCGAACTCCTTTCGTACAACAAAATATTGCCAAGTGTTTAATTTCAAAGGTACTTTAGGTAGCTCGTCTGATAAAGCAACAATCGGATATGCTTTCCAGTCTGCATTGGCATTAAGCTTTTGGCTTTCCTGTACTAAGAATGATCCCCATTGCTCACCGTACACCATCCCTATATTTCCACTCGCAATTTGTTGCTTGACTTTCTCACCATTTTTAAATGAAAACTCCGAATCGAGTTGACCATTTTTATACATTTGCTGTAATGTTTCTAGTGCAGTTTTCACCTCTGGCTGGATTCCGCCAAATACAAGATTACCTTCTTCATCAGCTATCCAAATCTCAGGATATGCTTCATAGCCTGCCATAAAGCCTTTAATGCCCATAATAGGATCCCACAGATAATTTGTAATTGCTAAACCTAATGTATCGTTTAGACCATTTTGATCTGGGTCCATTAATGTAAACGCTCTTGAAATTTCCAATACATCATCAATCGTCTGTGGCGGCTGTAGATTAAGCTGCTCCATCCAATCGGTACGCAGCCATATATACATGGCTCCTTCAATGGAAGAGGTGGTTTCTGGTATTGCCATTAATTTCCCGTCAATTGTTGCCGTATCAAATGGCGCATGGCCTTCTTGCTCCAATATTTCCTTCGTTAACGGCGTCGCATAATCCTTGTAAGCATCCGTCAGCTCTTGAATTAAGCCCGCATTACTCAATATTCTGAGTTGCTCAGCACTAACCCTAGTAATATCTGGCAATTGACCCGATGAAACGGAGAAGCTCTGCTTTTGACTATATAGATCGCCTTGCGCGGTCCAATCATAATGAATCGAAATGCCTAATATTTGCTCATACATCCGGCTCCATCTATTATTCTCTAATGTTTCATCCGGCAATATATTAATTAAATCTTCCAAATCATTACTTGTTTCACGAACAAACGAAACCTCAATGGGCGGGTCATATTGACTAAGTCCAATTTCTTTATAGTCATTACTATACTCGCTATGCTCAATGGGATTATCGATATTATCGGTCGTATTATTCTCTTTCTCACAGGCCATTAATATCACAATAAATAATAGAGTTAATATAATAAACTTGGCCCATTTAAACATAGCACTCTGCACCCCCATTCCGATAGATATCATTTCATTAGCTAACCAGAATATCGTTCCACAATGATTGAATCTCGGTACTCCTGTGGGGTCATCCCTGTAGCTCTCTTAAAAAATCGTGTAAATGAATGTGCTGCTTCATACCCAACCAATAAGGCAACATCACGAACTTTTAAATCTCCATTACATAATAACTCCTTGGCTTTTTTAATTCGGCATTCATCAATATATTCCGATAAATTAACCCCATGTTCCTGCTTAAAGAAACGCGATAAATAGGATGGATTGAAATAATGAACTTCTGCTAAACGAACAAGCGATAAATCTTCACTTAAATGATCTTTTACAAATTTACGAATTTTCCCAATGATTAAAGATGCTCTGTTTTGCTCATTCATAAATTTTTGTTTAAACATATGTTCAGCCAATAATTGCAAATATTGAAATCCTTCTGTCATGGATATATGTTTATCTAAAAGCATTAATTTACTGTACTCACCGATATGATGATGCAAACCAAACCGATTGATATATGATAGCAATACTAACGCTAGTGAATAATAGGATTCAACGGAGCGATGAACCGATTCACTCATATTCAAAGTATATTGAACAACTTCATCAAAACATTTAAAAAACTCCTCAGACCTCCCGGCATCTAGATGTGCGCTCAAAACCTCCATTTTGGGCCCAAGCCGAAAACCTTCATTCGAATTTGAAGTAATGGTCTGCTCAACTCGATCAGTTTGAATCAATGAGACTCCATCGCCAATCTTCATCCTCTGTAGTTGTCTAAGGCGTTCATACTGATTAGTTATTTCATTCCATGTACAGGATCTTCCACTAATTGTGAATGATATTGTGATGCCTTGTGTTTCCAAGCATGCTCGCTGAATTAATTCTAAAGTACCTTCCATATATTTTATTAAGTGATTAGTAAACTTTTCATCTTTAAGCTGTGATGGTTGAAGAAACCACAATAAATCGCCATATTTGTCAACTAGTGCAACACTGTTAATTTGCTCTGTCATAAAGGAATTCCAAATAACTCTCGTTAATGAAAACAACTCACTTTTTTCTATATATGCTGCTTCAAAAGAATATGACAAATGACCAAGTGCTAAAACAACAGGAACTTTGGGATCTAAAGCAATATTTAATCTTTCAAACTCTTGTATTACTGAACCTTGATGCTTATAGATTGTTTGACTATCCTGTAGAAAATGTCTGAAATATTCGCTCTGAGCCATAAATTCTAGCGTATCCATCTGTTCTTGTGATTGTTCCAACAAATTATTCATTTGATTCTCATTATTAATCTCATATATAACTTCCTGCACGGTTTGAGTGACTTTTGTGTAGCCTTCTGTTTTTAATAAATATCTAACGTTCAACTTTTGAATCGCTTGATACGCATATTCGAACTCGCTATATCCTGTCAAAAAAATAATTCTACATCTTGGCCAATATATTCGGATTTCTTCCATCAACTCTAAACCGCTCATCCCGGGCATGCGAATATCAGTAAGCACGATATCTATTCTGGTTCGTGACAACCAATTTAATGCTTCTTTTGCTGAGAAAGCTTTACATATATCTAATTCACCTGGCATAAATTGATTAAACACTTCGTACAAGGCCTCTGTAATAATTTCTTCATCATCGACAATCAGTAGTCTGTACATCCAGGATCTTCTCCTTTTGCTTAATGAGCACCCAACTGTTAAGCCAATGGCTACTTTTAAAAATATACTACATAGGGCTGATTTCTACTATTCAGATCAAAATTAAATTCATTTGATAATAGCATCTGATCATACCTTATAGAATTTGCGCTATTTATAATAAAAATAGTAAGCGCTTACAATAAAAAAAGAAGTTATTATCTGTTTGAATCAAATATTAACTTAACTATAGTATGTTAATTATCCGAATAACTGTCATACAAAACAATGTGCATTTTTTGATTTCGTTATCAAATTTTTACTTTTTATTCTATGTGACCCGGAATCGTTGCATTTTTTCTGTTAATCTTATAGAACCGCCCATTAGGTGCTTAGAAAGGACGATCAGTTTCTCTCCAATAGCTACTTGATTTGTACAAGTGAAGATACTTGCTGATCGCCGCTGTCCCAGCAGTTTTGTCGTTTACAATAGAAAACTCCATTAGAATAAAACTTACATATATAGGGAAGTCAGCAATATACCCAGACTCTCTTGATAGATTTGTTCAAGCTGCGTTAAGGGAAGTGGATTAGTGCCTCTCCCAACTTCAATTGTAAATCCTGGTCTTCTCCAATCCTGAATGAACCAATCCTTGAAGCCAGCTGAGCTGTCTGCATATTCAATGGGCTGATAACCACTCACTCTCGCAAACTCATTGACAATTACTTCAGATTCAGGTGGCTCCAACCCTTCAAATCCCCAAAAAATGACTCTTCCCTGTGTGTGAAAAGCTAATACGCGGTTGAAATTACTATTCCTCGTCAGATTGGCTATGGCTTGCGATTCTGGCTCGGTAAGCGGTCCTGTTCCCGCATAATCACGAGGGGCTGGCGTTCGCGGACCTCTTGCCGCTTCACGTTCCCATAATGCTGGATACTGGTTGTTTAAATCCACACCCCGAATGTTCGCCTTCCAGCCACTGAAGTCACTGCTCCCATCATTTATAGCTAATACTTCGTTGCGATATGGCTCCTCGCTCGGCGGTCCATTCACCACTAAATTGACACCATCAGGATTAACCATCGGAACAAGTGATAACGTGGTCGTCCTATATAGAGGATTCATCACAAGTCCACGTATGCTGCCATTGTTCGTCAATGCTAATAAGTATTCATTGAGAAACCGGATGAGCACTGGTGTTGTGATCCATTCATTCCCATGAAAGGAGGCATTGACGTGAACCTGTTTAGGACCGTTACCTATTCGAATTTCAGGAATTTCCTTTCCCATAACGGAGGTACCTATGGATCTTCGACGGATGAACGGATAAATCTCCTCAAGGAGGGTGAGGTCCTCTAACATGTCCCCATAATCATAAGGTCTTACCGTGTTAACCACTACATCAGTCACACGCCTTGGAATTCGAATAATCTGACCAACACGAAGTGAATTGACTAGAATCGATGGATTAAGTAATAGCAACATATCCTGCGGCACAACGTATCTCGATGAGATACGCCAAATGGTATCCCCTGAAACGATCTGGTATCCTATTGTCACATAACCCGGTATTTCTACCGTTTGACCTAACATTAGTCCTTGAGGAATGATGTTGGGATTTGAATCAAGCAGAAGCTGTAGCGGAACCTGAAACAACTGACTGTATACCCACAACGAATCCCCTTGGCGCACCGTTACTTGCATTTTGTTATATCCTCCTTAAAATTATGAAACACAAAAAACACCTCATATCCTAGGCCTTTGCCCCTAGTGTTAGTGTATGTGGAGGATACGTGAAGTGGCCCAAATCATGTGAGTTTTTCATGTTATATGCTAAAGAGTACAGGTAACATACAATAGATCTGAGTAATATAGAGTAATAATGACATCGAGGTGATTTGCTTATGTCAAGGACAACAAAACTTCGCAAGCGAGCTACTCAACTGAAAAGTCGCCCTGTCTGCATTACACTGCATGATGGACGTTCATATGTGGGTTGGATAACTGGACTTGAGAAGCAAGCTTTGATTCTTTCTGGACAACGTAATCATAGAAAACCGAATAGAAACTCACACTCTCGTTCACAAAAGGCAACCATATCTGGATTGATGCCGTTATTTGGTTCACTTCTTGGTAATGGTGGAGCTGCGGGCGGAGCGGTTGCAGGAGGATTAGGCTTTATAGGAATGATGCAGAAATCCTGGCCACTGATGAAGATGGGCTATAGTATGATTAAATCGATCATGCCATTTCTAGGTAGTCTGAAAGGTTTAATGGCATAACCAATAAAAGACACCCCTCAAGGTGTCTCTTTGTTTTAATATATAGTTATTTATATTCACTTTCATAATCACTTATGAACTTGTAGGCATCTATTTCCGATAGAGGCTTACTATAATAATATCCTTGCACTTCCTTACACTTTTGTTGCTTTAGGAATTCAACATGCTCCTCGGTCTCCACACCCTCTGCAATAACCGCTATATCCATATTGTGCGCCATATCTATGATTGTTTTAATAATCGCTTGGTTTCTTGGATTCAAATGACGAACAAATGACTGGTCTATTTTTAGACGATCGATCGGGAATTGACTTAAATAACTTAATGAACTATACCCTATACCAAAATCATCAATGCTGATTTTTACTCCCAAACTTTTAATACGATTTAAAATCCGAATGGTCTGCTTAGCATCGTGAGCAATACTTTCCGTAATCTCAAGCTCTAGAAATTCTGATAGTAAATCTGTCTCCTCAAGAATTCTCTTAATTACTTCATGTAAATCATTCTGTATAAATTGACGCAACGAAATATTGACTGCAATAGACATCTGATTATATCCTGCTTCATGCCATTCCTTTAATTGTCGACATGCCGTTCGCATTACCCATTCCCCAATCGGAATGATCAATCCTGTCTCCTCTGCTATCGGGATAAATTCCATAGGCGGGACAAGACCCAGCTCTGGATGATTCCAACGAATTAACGCCTCCATACCTACAATCTTGCTTGAAACCATATCAACCTTCGGCTGGTAATATAGAACAAATTGATTTTGATCAAGAGCCCTACGTAGATCACCTTCAATCTTTAACTTTTTTGCAATGGCTTGGTGCAATTCATTCGTGAAAAATTGGTAATTATTTTTACTTCTTTCTTTCGCTAGATACATAGCCCCATCGGCATTTTTAAGCAAAACTTCAATATTGTCTCCATCGTCGGGAAATATGCTGATACCAATGCTAGGTGTTATATAAATTTCCATATGCTCTAGGGTAAAGACCTCTGACATCCTATCAATGATCTTTTGAGCTACGCCCTCAATTTCTTTGCGGGTAATATTGGGAAGAAATAATGTAAACTCATCCCCTCCTTGACGAGAGAGGCAATCGCTACTACGCAGGCATTCAGCTAAACGGACCGCAACTGCTTTTAGCAAATTATCCCCCGTAGAATGTCCCAATGTATCATTAATCGTTTTAAATCGGTCTAGATCAATAAAAATGACTCCGACTTTCTCATTCTTTTCTTTCGCAAGAGCCAAAGCTTTGATTAATTGATTATTAAATAGCGTTCGGTTGGGCAATTGCGTCAGTGCATCATAATGAGCCATATAGTATATGGTCTCTTCCGCCTTTTTTCTTTCGGTAATATCAATCATAGAGCCCACAACTTCAACTATTTTTTCATTTTGCTGAATAGGAGACAATGTAATATAAAAATACTTATCTAAATACTCTATTTCGAAATTTACGATCACCCCGGTTAATGCATGATGCAGATTACTCTCCATTAGTTTCGCTACTTCATCGTTGAAGATTTCATGTGACGTTTTATTCAAAACCTTTTCCATTGTCAATCCTAGCTCTTCAGCAAGCTTGCCTTCACATAGTGTATATGTGATTCTATTGTTGTCATCAACCACAACTTTAAATATACAGTTTCTTAAGTTTTTAACCGTCCTCATAAAATCATTCTGCAGCGCTTCTGCTAGAGCAGTCTCCGCCCTAATTCGATCAGTAATATCCGTACGAATGGAAACATACTGATACGGTACACCTTCATCATCGAGATACGGTACAATCGTTGTATTCATCCAGTATATATTGCCATCTTTGGCGCGGTTCTTCACTTCACCTTTCCACACTTCCCCATGTTTGATCGTGTCCCACATCACTTTGAAGAATGACTTAGGATGATAACCGGAGTTAATAACCCTGTGAGTCTTGCCAACTAGCTCCTCTCTATCATATTTTGAAATTTCGCAAAATTTATCGTTAACGTAAGAAATGACACCTTTCCCGTCAGTAATTGCTACAATTGAAGATTCATCAAGCGCATTTTTAATATCCTGTAAATCCCTTATTGTCTTTGTGAGCGATTCATCCATTGCCTTGCTTCTCGTAACTTCCGTCCCAATCGCCATATATTCAAAGATGACACCTTGTTCATTCTTATAGGGGATAATATGCATATCCACCCAATAGTCCGTGCCATCCTTCGACTGACACTTGATCTCCCCTTGCCACACTTGTCCTCGACGTACCCTCTCCCAAAATTGATCATAATAAGAGTTAGAGTAAAATACCGAGCTAATTGTATTATATGGTCGCCCGATGATTTCATTTTTTTCGTAATTGGATATCTCTAGATATTTATCATTTACATATGTAATAATGCCTTTTTTATCTAAAATTAATATAATAGATGACTTATCAAAGTCTGATATTATTGATGTCACATCTCTCATGTCAGTTAACGCACTCCTAGTAATATCAATTTATAAAGTTATTGTACTCCCCATTGCTAATTGTTTCTAGTTCGTTATCGAATAAATTTGATAATATGGTCATTAAATGTGATATTTATCATAGCATGGACGTGATAATTACTGTAGCTAGAACTTATGAAAAAGAAAAAATCCACAACCTCTTACGTAAAAAAAGCCAACCTTTTTAAGTGTTGGCTGAAATGCTATCCGGAATTATGCTGATACCCATGCTAGGTCTTATATAAATTTCCATATGCTCTAGGGTAAAAAGCTCTGACATCCTATCAATCATTTTCTGGGCAACTTTCTCAATTTCTTAGCAGGTGATATTAGGAAGGAATAATGCAGGCTCAGACATCATCTCTACAATTACAGCTAGCGTTATATGGTGACAGAGTTACGGTATCTGCCTCGATGCTTGTTGAATATAATACTTACTGTAACCATTCTGCAAGTAAGCAGTAAAGGAGAGATTTCCGATGGCTGAAGAACACAATGTAAATCCGAATGAGATTAGCAAAGATAACCCCGCTTCAGTTAATGAGTTATTAACAATAGTAGAAAAAGCTATCATTGATACTATAAAGTCAGTGGAACAGATGACGAGTGATATTACTGCACAGCAGCTAAAGGAAACCGAAATAGAAATACAGAAAAAAATAGATGAATGTGGAATTAGTATTAGTGAATACGGAGCCGATCCAACTGGATCGCTTGATAGCCATGGAGCACTCCTATCTGCACTAACAGCATCTGATGAAATACGTATTCCTAAAGGCGTATATTTAATTGGACAAAATATAACCATTCCAGTGAATAAAGAGCTAGTATTTAGTCGTAATGCAAGATTAAAACCTGCTAATGGAGTATCGATTACCATTAATGGGACATGGAGTGCAAGTAATGATGATTGGATATTCGATATGTCCCTTGGTGGTATAATTGGCGGCGATTTCAGAGTAGATGAAATCCATCCTGAATGGACGGGCGCAAAGGCTGATGGAAGTGATGATGCCAAAGCATTTAATGATGCCATGACTCTTTGTGCTAAAAAGAGAATATTAAAGTTGGGTGCCAAAACATACAAAGTAAGATCAACCATAGAGAATAATTCCAGAGGAATCATAGGTGTCCAGGCTTACATCGATAGTGGAAACAGTGGAACTTTGATTTCATTCGACCCAATTGATACAGAGACTGACTTACTCCCGTGTATCAGAGTATCAGCCGCTGGAGTAAGTGCCGTATTTGAAAAATTTAAGGTAATGGGAAAGACATCTTATAACTCGCGATACTTGTCTCGATGGATAGATAAAACAAAGTTCGAAGCAGGGACTTATGATATGTTTGCTACAGGTACAGTTGCTATAGAAGTAGCCGACGGAGCAAAACCTACATTTCGCGATGTAGCAACGAGTAATATAAAAGTCGGATTACTTATGAATAGTTTAAAAGGTCATATCACTTCCTACGACTCAAGTTGGAGTGGACTAATTGGGGTTTATTGTCGTAAAAATAGTGAAGATTATTATTTTCAAGGTGGTAGTATAACAGGTTCCTTTTGTGGGGTAATGCTGGGCATCATTTTGACTTCTAACCATCGCGGTGGGATGTCAGTAAAAATGAATAGAGTTCATATGGGATTCTGTCCTTATTCTTTTTATCAAGTAAAGGATGCGAATGATTACGATTCTCTTGTGAATTGTATTGGTTTAAATGGGGTACTTGAATCCGTACGGTTCGAGCAAACTGGAGAAGCATGTATTAAATTGCTACCTAAAGCTGAAACATCTGGTTATATCTCAGGGCTAGGTCTATCTTGGTCTGTTTCTGATTATACAGATGAAGTAGCAAGGTGGCAGTATAGTCTTCCTGATGATTTGATGCTTCCCGAAGATAAGCAAAAATATGCTTTTTATTTCGGAAGAATAAGTAGACCATTCATTATTGAGAATTGGGATGGTGGTGAGGCTTATAAATCTCCTAGATCTGTAGGAGCAATAGGTACAGCCTACATTGACCATATAGCAACTAGTGATATAAATCTAACCGGACTTGGTGATCCAAGTCTGATCACTATTCGCAGAAAGCAAGAGTC
Coding sequences within:
- a CDS encoding glycoside hydrolase family 43 protein translates to MSVNSKIMYISSAILFIFIAILFIGFNRLFDKNSEVITKTVLTAYLKESHVKLSKDKGNSYDLSLLLDDLPDGQMFQQLRATIHFPDWLEIDRIVANEQNTAEVETSYEGVEGGIALQINTVSDTTQLFENVDLSKELVKITFRLKKELVEMIDDEVKVDSLEIIDSAQQKEQIDVSGAVSKFSYAPPAEPVGKAVLKGNPLVSHKFGADPYALVYKDRVYLYMTNDVFEYDESGSVKDNTYANINKLSVISSDDLVNWTDHGVVDVAGPAGAAKWATQSWAPAAVHKVIDGKDKFFIYFANNASNIGVLTSDSPTGPWIDPIGKPLLTRETPGVEKVTWLFDPAVLVDDNGKGYIYFGGGIPDGQEEMPNTARVMELGKDMTSVLGEAQPIPAPYMFENSGINKVNGKYYYTYCSNFYDGVRPDGSPQAGQIAYMVSDSPMGPWTYEGMILKNPVHFFDIGGNNHHAIFEFHGSWYIAYHAQTLSKAMGVPKGYRSTHLNQVFFNADGTIQEIIANYEGVKQLKALNPYVRVEAETIGWNAGINTEAIVDDAQAHSANRAVTDIDNGDWIALSNVDFGTKGASSFTASVASGSSSSSIEIRLDSPDGKLIGELSIPAGNGLDQFNELQTEIKGADGVHHLFLVFRGETNRKLIKFDYWQVHR
- a CDS encoding sensor histidine kinase, yielding MFNFPVTSLRKTIFFRSVFTYLLVFIPIIMLGFYLYNWSYNNASDDISRATGTQLNYYLEDLDREIEWMELQQFDLVEDSELSKLAVTWGLMNSVERRQSLNYVLHRLTSFKNSSAYIKDINVHIYSISKTVSATNSVVDLDEQAYTQLTANVSTNRNRLYYSGEALHLIAVKYGGGKGELPNYVVQIELDGAKLKQSLQQLSVYPDSGSFLISEPSEFTLMSSDEASDVVNSYLHEEKSGKSSMSTLEVSGEQYHMDKAYSNNLMLTLVTYLPEKTVKRPLSFFYKWAWLFAVASFIAIVVFSYSTYLFIHKPLLLLVQSFRRMEAGELDHPIVHDKKDEFGFLYTRFNQMLKKLTSLIDQDYKQKMMMQKSELKQLQSQINPHFLYNSFFILNSLAKVGDVERIEQFTIMLGEYFRFITRNGEDLVLLEEEIKHSRMYTDIQELRFSRRIRVRFDELPDQMKAIRIPRLIVQPIIENAYEHSLEKKSEQGLLCITFEKHQDTIHIIVEDNGDHLSDEQLFMLQNRLQHNSEENEITGIINIHRRLVLTYGDGSGLRLERSELNGLKVIICIQMNNDMLLE
- a CDS encoding extracellular solute-binding protein; this encodes MFKWAKFIILTLLFIVILMACEKENNTTDNIDNPIEHSEYSNDYKEIGLSQYDPPIEVSFVRETSNDLEDLINILPDETLENNRWSRMYEQILGISIHYDWTAQGDLYSQKQSFSVSSGQLPDITRVSAEQLRILSNAGLIQELTDAYKDYATPLTKEILEQEGHAPFDTATIDGKLMAIPETTSSIEGAMYIWLRTDWMEQLNLQPPQTIDDVLEISRAFTLMDPDQNGLNDTLGLAITNYLWDPIMGIKGFMAGYEAYPEIWIADEEGNLVFGGIQPEVKTALETLQQMYKNGQLDSEFSFKNGEKVKQQIASGNIGMVYGEQWGSFLVQESQKLNANADWKAYPIVALSDELPKVPLKLNTWQYFVVRKEFAQPEAIIKLINLHLEKNWGGTGEFETFYSSPHPVWKLSPVTPYPAKKNFEAYQQLEAARRTGNWTELNAEAQSIQKLIKKYQSGGEDKEHGWGWEKTYGTDGAFSILDQYEQNNQLLYEAFTGAPTETMIERKSLLHDLQHEAYINIILGNSIDEFDQFVDTWHELGGAKITKEVNEWYKLNK